GTGCTGCTCGATGACGTGCTCGGGAACGCTCCCCGTCTCGTAGAGGAGTCGCCCTACGAGTGTGCTCTTGCCGTGGTCGACGTGGCCGATGATGGCCAGGTTCTGGTGCGGTTTGTCTTCGCTCATTAGCCGAACCGTGTTTTGCTGTTTTAGGCAACACCCTTAGTGTTTGGGTTCTATGGGTAACACCACACATGGGATACCAATCCGATGTCGACCGGAGCGACCGAATTCGCGTCACCGAGATCCAGGTGACGGCAATTCGATGATGCAGTACCCGAGTGTCTTTGTACAGGCTCGATGCGCTCTGGTTCGTGGGAATTCACCGTCCTAAGTCGGGGGTTTCGAGTAATCTAACGGCTAACCGGGACCCGGACGAACGGCGGTATATGACTCAGGAGAGCCTTGCCTCCTGCAGGCGGGAACAGTAGTTACTGGTTGATCTGCGGATCTATTCCGGTCGTATCGACGACATTCGAGAGACGTGGGTTCGGGGAGATCCGCTGTGCCGACTGGTCGTATTCGACCAGATCGACAGCGGCTAACTGTGGAAGGTCACGATGATGCAGCGTAATGCGAAGGGTTCGTTTTGCGTTGTAGGACGTGGGTCGCGGGCCTAATCGTCGCTTCGTAAGTATGGTAGTGAGAGTCCCCAGGCTGATTCTGCCCGGAGCGGCCACGAGGCATTCCGCTAACTCCTGCCGACGGGGATGGCTGAGGAGAACGCTGATCGGCTCCCAGAGGGGATGCTCGGGCTCTCGTAAGTCCGGGAGCGACATTCCCAGCGAATTAGTCGGTAAGGGGTCAGCGGCGATGACCCCATCGGACTGCCGGTCGATACATTCGGCCGCCTCCAATTTCGGCAATATCCGGTGGGTGAGGTCTATCCGGATCGAGTGACGGTCCGAGCCCGGAATTTCCGTTGATTCACCGTCGGACTCCCGTTCCGTGAGGTGGCTGGTGAGTTCCTGGAGTGGGACGGGACTCGATCGGTTGACGAGAGTCGCGAGCACGCGTCGATACCGCAAATCACCTAGTACCGTGGATAACGTCTCCTGGTCACCCCCTCTCGTCGGCGCTTCGGGTCGGTGATTCATACTACCACCCTGACCAGGGAGCGTGATAGTTTGACGCACCAATATATGTGACCGCCGGGGGAGAAGCTTTCAGAGTTCCTCAAATATCACTTCGAGAAGCTTGCTTTGGGCCTTCCGGACGTGCTGGTGATACGTGGAGGCATCGATATTTAGTGAGTCGGCTATCTCCCCGCCGGTTCGATGCCGGGGGCTGTTGAAAAACCCTCCAAAGTATCCTGCTTCGATGGCGACTCGCTGGCGTTCAGTGAGGTCGTCGGTGAGTAGATTGACCAGATCCTGTAGCGAAGGGGCCGACCGAGTCACCTGCTGTTGTCGCACGAGCCTGCCGGCGGGGTACGTCTCCTGCACTCTCCCGATGACCGACCGGACATCTATCCCCGGTGGTAACTGGATCGTCGCGCTGAAGGCTCCGTTCTCGATTCGTCCCTGCTTGAAGTTGCCTCTGTGGTCCGCGATAGCCGAAGTGAGTGGGGCAGCCGAGAGGTGCTGTTCGAACCGAACTACACCGTCCGTCTCATAGAACGTCTGAAGGTCCTTCCAGCCCTGGAGCCGTTCACTTAGCCCTTCGAGAACCGGTATGGCGCCTTCGGGGAGTCGTCCATACATCAGATACTCGTTTCCGCCCAGTGGCGTCATCCGCTCGATGGTGATGGTGCCTGCCGTTGGTGGGACGTCCTCCGTGTCGAACAGGTCCGGGATCTGTAGTTCGAGTTCGATAACTTCCTCGCTGATGAGTGCCCGTTTGTGGTCTACCGCAGCGATCGCGTGGCCGATGACGTCGCTGAGTTGGCCGATGACTTCCCGCTCCGCCTCGGCAAAGGCATCCGGCCGTTCCGAACCCACACCGAGAACCCCATAGAGCACGCCCTGATGGAGGATCGGGATGATCGCGAGTGAACTGTAATCGAACTGGCTCGCATGGTCCCGTAACGCGCCGGAACTCAGCTCCTGTCGGGCGTTCTGGATGACCTGCATCCGCTTGGTGTCGATGGCTTTCCGAACAGGGCCTTGCTCAGTAGACTCGGCCAGCGTCCGTACGGGCGGGACGTCGTCGTTTTCGCCAGCGCACCCCGACCACACTCGCGTTTCCAGATCGTGGGCCGAATCGAGCGACCCGACCCAGGCGAATCGATACGAACCGGAGTCGGCCAATCGGTCACAGACCACTTGCTCGATCTCCGTACGGGTGGATTGCTCGATGACCGCCGTGGTGATACCACGTACGACGTTGTTCAATTCGTCGAGCGCGGCGAGTTGCTCACGTTGCCGTTCCAGGTCCCGCTCGTACTGCCGGCGCTCGGAGATGTCCGTTGCCATTAGAATGGCGCCGTCGAACTCGCCGTCCCGGTGCACTGGGACCGCACGCCCGGTGAAGTAGGCCTCCTTTCCGTAGATCGATTCGAACGGGAACGAAAACTCGATCGTTTCGCTATGCTTGAGGCTCTTGAAGAGATCCGACTGCCCCGTCTCGACGATCGGCGGGAGTTCGCTGATGTCCAGACCGATCGCGGCCGACGATTCCTTCTCATCAGGGAGACCGATTATCTCCTCAGCCCGCGGGTTCTCGTAGGTGATTCGAAGCTCTTCGTCAAGGCGAAACATCCCGAACGGGGCGTTTTCGACCAGTTCCTCGTTGAATTCACGCGCCTCACGGAGCTGTCGTTCGTTCTCCTTGCGGTCCGTGATGTCACGGACGACACAGATGATGCCACCGGATTCGGAGGCCATCAGCGATATCTCCTGGGGAAACGTCGTGCCGTCCTGTTTCTTCCCGGTGGCTTCACCGCGCCAAGCGCCGTCTTCGGAAAGCGCCGGAATGATCTCGTCTTGGAACCGTGAGTACTCCTCGTCCGAGTAACACATCTTCCAGTGTTCCCCGAGAAACACATCCGGGTCGTCATAGCCGTACACGTCCGCGTGGGCCTGGTTCACGTAGAGGTACTCCCCGGATTCGCTGACGATGCCCAGGCCATCGATCAGCGACTCCAGCGTCTGTGACTGCCACCGAGAGTGATTTTCCCCCGTCGATCCGTCGGCTGGTTCAACCGCTAAACGATGGCCATCTGAGGTATCATCCGCTTGGCTCTCCGTCTCCGACCTCGGCTGAGTCTCCTGATCGTGATCGCCTTGGGAACTCGCATCAGCGGAGTTTCGCCACCAAACCCGGGACCCGGACCCGGCCTTTTTCGTTTCGAGTCGGCCCCGTTCGGCCAGTTTTTCCAGTCGTTTGTGAATAGTTCGACGCTCCGCGTCGAGAGTTTGAGCCACTTCCGGGGTCGTGAGCGGTTCGTACTGGTCGTCGCGTTCGTCGAAGACGGCCAAGGTTTCGGCGTAGATATCCCGCCGCGATCCGGAGGCCATACGTGTAACGAGATAGCATTGCACATAGTTCCGTCGGCGGAACTACCTCTGAGATGGCGACACTCGATTCGACGACGCATTCGGCAGTTCCGGTGGAGACGGCCATCTCGTAGGCCCAGTAGGGGACGTCGATCCTGTGAAGATCCTCGGTCACTTCGACCACAGGAGATTCGTAGTCCGCAACCCGTCCCCGTCAGACCAGCAACTGGATGTCGGCGTCCGCCATGTCCCGCAGGGCCGTCGCGGCTCCGACGCCGGTGGTGACGCCGTCGTAGAAGTCACCTTCGTCGTAGTCCAGCAGGTCGATGGTCATCTGACAGGCCTGGAACTCCACGCCCATCTCGAGGCTCGTCTCGACGAGTTCCTCGACGGACGCGGTGTCGTTGTCCGCGATCCGTCGTTCCATCATCTTTGTCGTCACGCGGTCCATGCCGGGGAGCGCTGCGACCGCGTTCGGCACCGGCACGTTGGGGTTGCCGACGGAACTCAGCTTGAGGTCCTTCGAGCGCTCCTCGTGGAGGATATCCAGCCCCCAGAACGTGTGGAAGACGGTCACCTCGTAGCCGAACGCGGCGGCGGTGCTGGCGAGGATCAGCGGGGGATACGCCATGTCGAGGGTTCCCTTCGTCGCGATGATGCTCACCTTCCTCGTGTCGTCCCCGCCGGTGGCTGCGTCGAGCGCGTCCTCGAGTTCGTCGACGCGTGCGGCCAGTTCCGCTCGGGAGGGCACCTCGTCGGCCGCCGCGTCGGGTGTGTCGGCGCTCATCGTCACGCCGTCTTGCGAACGTAGTGGGTGTACACGTCGTCGCCCTCCGCCTGGTCGAGTAGTTCGACGCCCTCCGTTCCGGCCGCCCACCCGTCGATGTCGCTCACGCTGCCGGGGTCGGTCGCCAGCACTTCGAGGACGTCGCCGGCGGCCAGGTCGTCGATGGCGGCCTTCGCCTTCACCACGGGCATGGGACACGATGCGCCTTTCACGTCGAGCGTCTCCGCGATATCGAATTCGGTGCTCATTGGGTATCCGCTCCGTGTGTCTGTATTGGAGCTACCGCACAATATCCTACACTCGGTTAAAAGATTGTTGGTTCTTGTGCTTACTACAAATCACTACATCGCCTTCATTGGATAAATAAGCGTCTAAAACGGCTATATTGGCGTTATATGGTATCGAACCGTGTTTCAACACCAGTTAGTATTGCTCTTCAAAGGAAATACTATGAAAACGCTTTTGTGCGGTCGACCGGTAGAGGCGACCACACGACATGAACGCCGACGACTTCCCGACGCCGGACGTCGCCGTGGAAACGGTCGATCCGGAATCGCTGAAGGACCGCATCGACGCCGGAGAGGCGGTCACGCTTCTCGACGCGCGCATGGGGTCCGACTACGACGAGTGGCACATCGACGACGAGAGCGTCACGTCGATCAACGTCCCGTACTACGAGTTCCTCGAGGACGGGATCGACGAGGACGTCCTCGAGCGCGTCCCGAACGACCGCGAGGTGACCGTCGTCTGTGCGAAGGGCGGTGCCAGCGAGTACGTTGCTGGCACGCTCGCGGAACGCGGCTACGACGTGGACCACCTTGAGGGCGGGATGAACGGCTGGGCGAGCATCTACGAGGCCGTCGAAGTCACCGGCTACGACGGTGCCGGCACGCTCCTGCAGTACCAGCGGCCCTCCTCGGGTTGTCTGGGCTATCTCCTCTACGACGGCGGCGACGCCGCGATCATCGACCCGCTGCGGGCGTTCACCGAGCGCTATCTGCAAGACGCCACCGACCTTGGCGTCGACCTCCGGTACGCGCTGGACACGCACGTCCACGCCGACCACGTCTCGGGGGTGCGGGACCTGGCCGACGAAGGCGTCGAGGGCGTCGTCCCCGAAGCGGCCGTCGACCGCGGCGTCACGTACGCGGACGACCTGACCACCGCCGAGGACGGCTACACGTTCCAGGTCGGCGACGCCACCATCGAGGCAGTCTACACGCCGGGGCACACCACGGGGATGACGTCCTACCTCGTCGACGGCAGCCTGCTTGCGACCGGCGACGGCCTCTTCGTCGAGAGCGTCGCCCGCCCCGACCTGGAGGAGGGCAACGAGGGAGCGCCCGACGCGGCGCGACGGCTCTACGAGTCGCTGCAGGAGCGCGTGCTGGCGCTGCCCGACGACACGCTGGTCGGCGGCGCGCACTTCAGCGACGCCGCCGACCCGGCCGCCGACGGCACCTACACCGCGCCCATCGGCGACCTCGTCGAGGAGATGGACGCGCTCACGATGACCGAGTACGAGTTCGTCGACGCCGTGCTCGCGGACATGCCGCCGCGGCCGGCCAACTACGAGGAGATCATCGCGACGAACCTCGGTCGGAACGCCGTCGACGACGAGGCGGCGTTCGCGCTCGAACTCGGCCCGAACAACTGCGCGGCGAGCCGGGACTCGCTCGCGGATGACTGACGACACAGATGGTGACTGACCTAGTCGGACTCCAGGTCGTCGCCGAACTGTTCCCGAACGGCGTCAGCCGGTACGCCGTCGGTGGGTTACTCGTGGGGCTCGGCACCGTCCTCATCTACCTCGGGACGGGGATTCACGCGGGGGCGAGCACGTTCCTGGAGTCGACGCTGTCGTACGTCTCGGACCGGTCGCGGTTCCAGCAGTACGTCGCCTCGCGGGACTGGCGGCTCGTGTTCACGCTCGGCATCGTTCTCGGCGCGGGCGTCTACGCCGTCGTCTACCAGGGCGGGGCGTGGACGACGGACGTGCAGCCGTGGCGGCTCCTGGTGGGCGGGTTCTTCGTCGGCGTCGGGACGCGCGTCGGCAAGGGCTGTACGTCCGGCCACGGCATCTGCGGCGTCGGGTCGGCCTCGAAGACGTCAGTCGTCGGCGTCGTGACGTTTCTCGCGGTGGCTATCGTCACCGCACAGGTCGTCGCCGCACTCGGGGCGAGTCCGTAGATGGCGGACCGCCATCCCCTGTTCGTGCCGCTGGTCCTCGTCGGCGGCCTCGTCTTCGGGTTCGGGCTCGCCTACAGCCACATGGCGCGCCCGGAGGTCGTGCTGGACTTCCTCCAGTTCGAGGACCTCGGGCTGGTGTTCGTGATGTTCGGCGGGGCGGCCGTCGCAGGATTGACGTTCCTCCTCGCGCCCCGGCTGCTCGGCCGCGCGCCCCTGACCGGCGACCGCTACGAGCGTCGCCTGAAGCCGTTCGACCGGGACGTGCTCGTCGGCGGCGCGGTCTTCGGCGTCGGCTGGGGCCTCTCCGGCATCTGTCCCGGGGCAGCCTACGCCAGCCTCGGCGTCGGCAACGTCGCCATCCTGTGGGCCCTCGCCGGGATGTTCCTCGGCGCGTACCTCCAGGGCTACTGGCGCAGCCGCGACCGGGCCCCCGAGACCGCCCCGTCGGGCGCGGACTGACGCCCCGTGCCGATGGACCCCGCTCTCGTCGCCCTCTTCGTCGGTGCCGCGCTCGCCAGCCTGTTCATGGCCTGGGTCATCGGTGCCGGGTCGAGCGGTGCGACCCCGTTTGCCCCCGCCGTTGGAGCGAACGCCGTGGGGACGATGCGGGCCGCCTTTCTGGTCGGCATCTTCGGGTTCGCCGGCGCCGTCACCCAGGGTAGCAGCGTCTCGGAGGCCGTCGGGACCGGGCTCGTCGGCGGGACGAGCATGCCGGTCGCCGGCGTCATCCTCGTGCTGGTGCTGGGTGCCGGACTGATGGCGGTCGGCATCGTCACTGGGTACCCGATCGCGACCGCGTTCACCGTGACCGGTGCCGTCATCGGCATCGGCCTCGCGCTCGGCGGGACGCCGGTCTGGCCGAAGTATCGCCAGATCGCCGCCGTCTGGGTGGCGACCCCGTTCGTCGGCGGCGGGATCGCGTACGTCATCGCGAGTGTTCTCCCGCGCCCCGACGTGCCCGAGCGGTACAGCGTGCCCGCGCTCGTCGGGGTCGTCGCCGCCGTCCTCGTGAACGTCGAGTTCGGGTTCCTCGGCGGGGGCAGTTCCACCGGGACCGTCCGGGGAGTCGGCCAGGACGTGCTGGCGGTCGGCGAGTGGGCGTCGGCTGTCGTCGTCACCGGCGGTGCGGCCCTGACCGTCGCCGCCCTGGTCCGGTGGGACGTCGAACGGGACCAGTGCGGGGGGTTGCAGCGCGTGCTGCTCGCGCTCGGGTCGCTCGTCGCGTTCTCCGCGGGCGGCAGTCAGGTAGGACTCGCGGTCGGGCCGCTGCTTCCCCTCCTCGGCGAAGTCGGGTCGGCGTCGACGGTCGCGGTGCTGGTCGGCGGCGGTCTGGGGATGCTCGCGGGATCGTGGACGGGTGCCCCCAGGATGATCAAGTCACTCGCACGGGACTACTCGTCGCTGGGGCCGCGGCGCGCCATCTCCGCGCTCGTCCCGTCGTTTCTGATCGCACAGCTAGCCGTCCTGCTCGGCGTCCCCGTGTCGTTCAACGAGATCGTGGTCAGCGCGATCATCGGGAGCGGTGCCGCCGTCGGGGGCCAGGCCGCGGTCGACGCGCGAAAGATCCTCGTGACGCTTTGCGCGTGGGCCGGGTCGTTCGCGCTCTCGTTCGTGCTCGCGTACGCCGCCGGGAGGCTCCTCCTGTAACCCGTCGCGGACGGGCTGTTCGCGGGCTTGACCCCCGGATGGCGGCCGGCCACGGACGCGGTCACCGTCGCCCGAGCGGGGCGTCGTTTACTGGTCGAATTCGCCCCTGATGACCGCCGCGACCCGGTCACGGTCGAACAGTTGTTCCTCCTCGGGGATCTCGGGATACGGCCCCTCGGTGTAGGTCGGCCACTCGCCGAACGCGTCGGGGTACAGCTGTTTGGCGGTCATCTCCAGCTGGAACAGGTTCAGGATCGGCCCCTGGTAGCGCGCCCCCTGGGCGTACACGCGGTCGTTCTGCACGGCGGGGAGCTGGCTCCCGGCCGCGTCGTCCGCGAGGCCGCTCCGGATCGCCCCGATGCTGGTCTGGGGGTGCATCCCGCCGAGCGCGAAGATCACGTCCGGGTTGGCTTCGAGGAGCGCCTCCATCCCGATCTGCGTCGTCGACCCGACCTCGTCGCTGAACGCGCTCACCGGCTCCAGCGGGCTGACGTGGGCCGTCAGGAAGCCGGGGTCGTCGAGCGGGTACGCGTAGATGCTGTCGAGGTCGCTGGCCCCGATGAGCACCGCGGTCGGTCGCTCTGATTCGGGCGGGAGCACCGATTCGAGCGTGTTCAGGAGGTCATCGTGGATCCCGGCGAGCGCTTCGTACCGGGCTTCCTCCTGAAACACCGCCGCGACGCGCTCGAACATCTCCCAAAGGCCGTAGTACTCGTAGTCGTCGACCCACTCCTCGGGCGGCGTGCCGTGCGAGTCGCTGAACTGGTTGCCGAACCACGGCCCGACGTCGGACCCTATCTCCTCGATGTCCTCCATGTTCCAGCTCTGGAGGGCGAACACGCTCGCCGGGTCGGCCAGGTGGACGTCGCTGTTCAGGTCGTAGAGCTTCTCCTTGTCGGGGTCCCACGAGGAGTAGAGGCCGGACCAATCGAGCGAGACGCCGTCGAGGTGCGGGGTGTACTGGTTCCAGAGCTGGTCGTAGTAGTCGGGCGCGTGCATCGCGTTCACGTCGTTGCCGCGCCCGAGCGCGAACGCCATCCCCGCGAGGTGCGTGAGCCGGGTGAAGATGCTCTCGGGCACGGCGTCGAACTCGGTCTCGCCCATCGGGGCCATCGACACGGTGTACGAGCCGTCCGTCCCGTCTCCGGACTCCTGTGACCCGCCGGTGCTGGTACAGCCGGCGAGCATCCCGCCGGCGACGAGCCCGCTGCCGCCCTGTATGAACTCCCTCCGCGTCGGTATCCCGCGTCCGATCGAATCGTCGACCATGGTTTTAGGCTCGCCTAACAATGCATAAACGCTACGATTTTTAGGTGGGCCTAAACAGGGTGGTGGATCCGCCGGTTCGCTAACCGTCGACTCAACTTATGGACGTCAACTCGTTCACTGACCGACCGGATCGACGCCGGTGGGTCAGGATCCGACGGAGTAAACCCCATCCCGGTGGCCCCCGTAGCGGTCCCCGTATGACTGGTGCCAGCGTGCAGTTGATCCGCAACGCAACGGTTCTCGTGGACGTCGGCGACACGACGTTCCTCGTCGACCCGATGTTCACGCCGCAGGGGGAGAACCCGCCCGTGCCGAACTCGCCGAACGACCGAAAGAACCCGCTCGTCCCGATGCCCGACGTCGATCTCACCTACGACGCCGTGGTCGTCACGCACCGCCACCCCGACCACTGGGACGAGGCGGCAAGCGAGGAACTCGACGCCGACGTCCCCCTCCTTTGCCAACCCGAGGAGGCGGAGGCCTTCGCCGACGAGGGGTTCACCGACGTGCGGCCTGTCGACGACGAGACCACCTTCGACGGCGTGACGGTCCACCGGACGCCGGGCCGACACGGACACGGCGACCTGGCCGAGGAGATGGGGCCGGTTTCGGGGTTCGTCTTCGCGGCCGACGAGACGGTGTACGTCGCCGGCGACACGGTCTGGTACGGGCCGGTCGAGGAGACGCTCGACCGGTTCGAGCCCGACCTGGTCGTCCTCAACGGCGGCGAAGCGCGGTTCGTGGAGGGCGATCCCATCACGATGGGCGTCGAGGACGTCGCCGCCGTCCGCGAGGCAACGGACGCAGCGGTCGTCGTCGTCCACATGGAGGCGATCAATCACTGCTTGCTGTCGCGCGAGGAACTGCGGGCGGGGACGGCGGACGTGTCCGTCCCCGAGGACGGCGAGCGGGTCGGGCTGTAAGACGGGTTCCCTCCCACCCGAGGTGGGATATAAATACGTCGTCCCGCTACCTCCGTGGCGAATGCGATACCTCACGGCGCTGGTCAAGCCGAACGACGGCGGCGCGTTCCATCCGCTCGGGGGGAAACTGGCGGAGGCCGCCTCCATCGAGCGGCGGGCGATCCACCGTATCGAACTCCTCGGCGACGACACCGTGTTGCTGTTCGCCGAGGCCAGCGGCAGTCAGGAACGGTACAGGCAGATTATGGACGACTCCCCCTACGTTATCGAGTATCTCACCGCCGGCGAGGACCGCTGGATGGCGGTGAGTCAGTTCGAACCGACGGAACCGGTCCGACGGGCGCTCCGGCTTCAGCGGGAATCGCTTCTGGTGCTCGACACGCCGTTTCATTTCACCTCCGAGAACCATCTGGAGGTCACGTATCTGGGAACCGAAGACGCGTTCCGGGACCTGTTCGAATACGCCGAGGGGACGGAGTCGATCGGGTTCGAAGTCCTCGAAACGGGCGAGTACGAGGCCGACGGGTCGTCGCTCAGGGGGACGATCACGTCCCGGCAGGAGGAGGTGCTCGAGGCGGCGGTCGATCTGGGGTACTACCGCGAACCCCGGCAGGCGTCGCTCGCGGACGTCGGCGATGCCGTCGGTATCTCCCCGGCAACGGTGGGCGAACACCTCCGAAAGGTCGAGGAACGGGTGTTTCGCGGGATCGTTCGCTGACGTGGTTTCGGGACCCGTTCGGGGCGGTCCCCACACGGGCTGTTCGCCTTACGACGCACCCGGCGCTTAAAAGGAGCCCCATGGCTGCGGCAGTCAGCATAATCGCCTTCGGAGCCTACGCCGACGTGGAGCAACGGTCCATGTCCGGGACAGTGACACCGAATCAAGTCGACGGTTCGAGCCGATACCGATGGCAGTGACGGAACCACAGGTCGACACCGATGCATCGCTGTTGACCGACCCCGAGGTCACGTCCACCTACCGCGAGGTAAACGGGGTCCGGTTACACGTCGTGACCGCCGGCGACCCCGACGCGCCGCTGGTCGTGCTGTTGCACGGGCATCCGGATTTCTGGTACGGCTGGCGCCACCAGATGGCGTCGCTCGTCGAGGCCGGCTTCCGCGTGGTCGTCCCGGACCAGCGGGGCTGTAACCTGAGCGAGGCGCCGGCGGGGATCGACGCCTATCGACAGTCGGAACTGACGGCCGACGTGCGCCAGCTGATCCGGAGCGAGGGGCGGGACTCGGCCCACGTCGTCGGGCACGACTTCGGCGGGTTCGTCGCCTGGAACGTGGCGCTCCGCCACCCCGATCTCGTGGACCGACTCGGGATCTTCAACGTCCCGCACCCGACGGTGTATCGGGCGACCCTGCGGTCCAGCCCCCAACAGATCGCCCTGAGTTGGTACGTGTGGTTCTATCAGGTGCCGAAGCTCCCGGAGTGGCTGCTGAGCCGGAACGACATGGCCAACATGGTCGACTCCCTCGAACTGACTTCGAACGAGGGCACGT
The Halostella litorea DNA segment above includes these coding regions:
- a CDS encoding GTP-binding protein yields the protein MSEDKPHQNLAIIGHVDHGKSTLVGRLLYETGSVPEHVIEQH
- a CDS encoding DUF7344 domain-containing protein, translated to MNHRPEAPTRGGDQETLSTVLGDLRYRRVLATLVNRSSPVPLQELTSHLTERESDGESTEIPGSDRHSIRIDLTHRILPKLEAAECIDRQSDGVIAADPLPTNSLGMSLPDLREPEHPLWEPISVLLSHPRRQELAECLVAAPGRISLGTLTTILTKRRLGPRPTSYNAKRTLRITLHHRDLPQLAAVDLVEYDQSAQRISPNPRLSNVVDTTGIDPQINQ
- a CDS encoding bacterio-opsin activator domain-containing protein, with translation MASGSRRDIYAETLAVFDERDDQYEPLTTPEVAQTLDAERRTIHKRLEKLAERGRLETKKAGSGSRVWWRNSADASSQGDHDQETQPRSETESQADDTSDGHRLAVEPADGSTGENHSRWQSQTLESLIDGLGIVSESGEYLYVNQAHADVYGYDDPDVFLGEHWKMCYSDEEYSRFQDEIIPALSEDGAWRGEATGKKQDGTTFPQEISLMASESGGIICVVRDITDRKENERQLREAREFNEELVENAPFGMFRLDEELRITYENPRAEEIIGLPDEKESSAAIGLDISELPPIVETGQSDLFKSLKHSETIEFSFPFESIYGKEAYFTGRAVPVHRDGEFDGAILMATDISERRQYERDLERQREQLAALDELNNVVRGITTAVIEQSTRTEIEQVVCDRLADSGSYRFAWVGSLDSAHDLETRVWSGCAGENDDVPPVRTLAESTEQGPVRKAIDTKRMQVIQNARQELSSGALRDHASQFDYSSLAIIPILHQGVLYGVLGVGSERPDAFAEAEREVIGQLSDVIGHAIAAVDHKRALISEEVIELELQIPDLFDTEDVPPTAGTITIERMTPLGGNEYLMYGRLPEGAIPVLEGLSERLQGWKDLQTFYETDGVVRFEQHLSAAPLTSAIADHRGNFKQGRIENGAFSATIQLPPGIDVRSVIGRVQETYPAGRLVRQQQVTRSAPSLQDLVNLLTDDLTERQRVAIEAGYFGGFFNSPRHRTGGEIADSLNIDASTYHQHVRKAQSKLLEVIFEEL
- a CDS encoding DsrE/DsrF/DrsH-like family protein codes for the protein MSADTPDAAADEVPSRAELAARVDELEDALDAATGGDDTRKVSIIATKGTLDMAYPPLILASTAAAFGYEVTVFHTFWGLDILHEERSKDLKLSSVGNPNVPVPNAVAALPGMDRVTTKMMERRIADNDTASVEELVETSLEMGVEFQACQMTIDLLDYDEGDFYDGVTTGVGAATALRDMADADIQLLV
- a CDS encoding sulfurtransferase TusA family protein — translated: MSTEFDIAETLDVKGASCPMPVVKAKAAIDDLAAGDVLEVLATDPGSVSDIDGWAAGTEGVELLDQAEGDDVYTHYVRKTA
- a CDS encoding MBL fold metallo-hydrolase gives rise to the protein MNADDFPTPDVAVETVDPESLKDRIDAGEAVTLLDARMGSDYDEWHIDDESVTSINVPYYEFLEDGIDEDVLERVPNDREVTVVCAKGGASEYVAGTLAERGYDVDHLEGGMNGWASIYEAVEVTGYDGAGTLLQYQRPSSGCLGYLLYDGGDAAIIDPLRAFTERYLQDATDLGVDLRYALDTHVHADHVSGVRDLADEGVEGVVPEAAVDRGVTYADDLTTAEDGYTFQVGDATIEAVYTPGHTTGMTSYLVDGSLLATGDGLFVESVARPDLEEGNEGAPDAARRLYESLQERVLALPDDTLVGGAHFSDAADPAADGTYTAPIGDLVEEMDALTMTEYEFVDAVLADMPPRPANYEEIIATNLGRNAVDDEAAFALELGPNNCAASRDSLADD
- a CDS encoding YeeE/YedE family protein, whose translation is MVTDLVGLQVVAELFPNGVSRYAVGGLLVGLGTVLIYLGTGIHAGASTFLESTLSYVSDRSRFQQYVASRDWRLVFTLGIVLGAGVYAVVYQGGAWTTDVQPWRLLVGGFFVGVGTRVGKGCTSGHGICGVGSASKTSVVGVVTFLAVAIVTAQVVAALGASP
- a CDS encoding YeeE/YedE family protein, coding for MADRHPLFVPLVLVGGLVFGFGLAYSHMARPEVVLDFLQFEDLGLVFVMFGGAAVAGLTFLLAPRLLGRAPLTGDRYERRLKPFDRDVLVGGAVFGVGWGLSGICPGAAYASLGVGNVAILWALAGMFLGAYLQGYWRSRDRAPETAPSGAD
- a CDS encoding inorganic phosphate transporter, which translates into the protein MDPALVALFVGAALASLFMAWVIGAGSSGATPFAPAVGANAVGTMRAAFLVGIFGFAGAVTQGSSVSEAVGTGLVGGTSMPVAGVILVLVLGAGLMAVGIVTGYPIATAFTVTGAVIGIGLALGGTPVWPKYRQIAAVWVATPFVGGGIAYVIASVLPRPDVPERYSVPALVGVVAAVLVNVEFGFLGGGSSTGTVRGVGQDVLAVGEWASAVVVTGGAALTVAALVRWDVERDQCGGLQRVLLALGSLVAFSAGGSQVGLAVGPLLPLLGEVGSASTVAVLVGGGLGMLAGSWTGAPRMIKSLARDYSSLGPRRAISALVPSFLIAQLAVLLGVPVSFNEIVVSAIIGSGAAVGGQAAVDARKILVTLCAWAGSFALSFVLAYAAGRLLL
- a CDS encoding ABC transporter substrate-binding protein, whose translation is MVDDSIGRGIPTRREFIQGGSGLVAGGMLAGCTSTGGSQESGDGTDGSYTVSMAPMGETEFDAVPESIFTRLTHLAGMAFALGRGNDVNAMHAPDYYDQLWNQYTPHLDGVSLDWSGLYSSWDPDKEKLYDLNSDVHLADPASVFALQSWNMEDIEEIGSDVGPWFGNQFSDSHGTPPEEWVDDYEYYGLWEMFERVAAVFQEEARYEALAGIHDDLLNTLESVLPPESERPTAVLIGASDLDSIYAYPLDDPGFLTAHVSPLEPVSAFSDEVGSTTQIGMEALLEANPDVIFALGGMHPQTSIGAIRSGLADDAAGSQLPAVQNDRVYAQGARYQGPILNLFQLEMTAKQLYPDAFGEWPTYTEGPYPEIPEEEQLFDRDRVAAVIRGEFDQ
- a CDS encoding MBL fold metallo-hydrolase — translated: MTGASVQLIRNATVLVDVGDTTFLVDPMFTPQGENPPVPNSPNDRKNPLVPMPDVDLTYDAVVVTHRHPDHWDEAASEELDADVPLLCQPEEAEAFADEGFTDVRPVDDETTFDGVTVHRTPGRHGHGDLAEEMGPVSGFVFAADETVYVAGDTVWYGPVEETLDRFEPDLVVLNGGEARFVEGDPITMGVEDVAAVREATDAAVVVVHMEAINHCLLSREELRAGTADVSVPEDGERVGL
- a CDS encoding helix-turn-helix domain-containing protein — encoded protein: MRYLTALVKPNDGGAFHPLGGKLAEAASIERRAIHRIELLGDDTVLLFAEASGSQERYRQIMDDSPYVIEYLTAGEDRWMAVSQFEPTEPVRRALRLQRESLLVLDTPFHFTSENHLEVTYLGTEDAFRDLFEYAEGTESIGFEVLETGEYEADGSSLRGTITSRQEEVLEAAVDLGYYREPRQASLADVGDAVGISPATVGEHLRKVEERVFRGIVR